Proteins encoded together in one Maricaulis maris window:
- the dapB gene encoding 4-hydroxy-tetrahydrodipicolinate reductase, which produces MTAPIRTAVLGPTGRLGSAICRALLDHPDFTLAGAVVRADSPAVGEDIGAWLGGDPIGCRAEIALEQAVHDADIVIDASLPTMTVAAAERLASLGGPAMVTGVTGFNRKQAALMTASATRLPILMAGNFSLGVAVTEALVREAARLPAADWDIEIHETHHKRKADAPSGTALMLARAAAETRGETLEDIATWSREGMTGPRQSGSIGFAVSRGGAVVGEHAIRFLSELEEITISHRALDRSIFARGALAAARWMTNGGTGRPAGAYSMQNVVTD; this is translated from the coding sequence TTGACCGCTCCCATTCGTACCGCCGTACTCGGACCGACCGGCCGCTTGGGCAGCGCGATCTGCCGCGCCCTTCTCGACCATCCCGACTTCACCCTTGCCGGCGCCGTTGTGCGTGCGGATTCACCGGCCGTCGGTGAGGATATCGGCGCCTGGCTTGGCGGTGATCCGATCGGCTGCCGGGCCGAAATCGCCCTTGAGCAGGCCGTTCATGACGCCGATATCGTGATCGATGCCAGCCTGCCCACGATGACCGTTGCCGCGGCCGAGCGGCTGGCCAGCCTCGGTGGCCCGGCGATGGTGACCGGCGTAACCGGTTTCAATCGCAAGCAAGCGGCCCTGATGACGGCGAGCGCGACACGGCTGCCGATCCTGATGGCCGGCAATTTCTCCCTCGGCGTGGCCGTGACCGAAGCCTTGGTGCGCGAGGCGGCGCGCCTGCCAGCCGCCGATTGGGATATCGAGATCCACGAAACCCACCACAAGCGCAAGGCCGACGCTCCCTCGGGAACGGCGCTGATGCTGGCCCGGGCTGCGGCTGAAACGCGGGGCGAAACCCTTGAGGATATCGCCACCTGGAGCCGGGAAGGCATGACCGGACCGCGCCAGTCCGGCTCGATCGGTTTTGCCGTCAGCCGCGGCGGTGCCGTGGTCGGCGAGCACGCGATCCGCTTCCTTTCTGAGCTCGAGGAAATCACGATTTCTCACCGAGCGCTGGACCGCTCCATCTTCGCCCGCGGTGCGCTGGCAGCGGCGCGCTGGATGACCAATGGCGGCACAGGCCGGCCGGCCGGAGCCTATTCGATGCAGAATGTGGTGACGGACTAA
- a CDS encoding helix-turn-helix transcriptional regulator, with product MRRAERLIRIVQALREAAPGAVTAHDMGHRFEVSERTIYRDIAHLIGAGAPIDGEAGVGYVLRPGFDLPPLTFSFEQLDALALGARLVKATGDKNLASAANEALAKIEHALPEGHRQRLRNVPLFAAFLDETVRPEAFGPVRNAIAGKRKLRVRYQSLADDTTERVIRPLALTCFGRVWLLSAWCELRNDFRHFRTDRVERLTVLAESFEDEPGKRYEDMRRAG from the coding sequence GTGCGCCGCGCCGAACGTCTGATCCGGATTGTCCAAGCCCTGCGGGAAGCTGCGCCTGGCGCTGTTACCGCCCATGATATGGGACATCGTTTCGAGGTCTCCGAGCGAACAATCTATCGCGATATTGCCCATCTGATCGGAGCCGGAGCGCCCATCGATGGCGAGGCTGGTGTCGGCTATGTGCTGCGACCCGGCTTTGACCTGCCACCGCTTACCTTCTCGTTCGAACAGCTTGATGCCCTCGCGCTTGGCGCACGGCTGGTCAAGGCGACCGGCGACAAGAATCTGGCCTCGGCTGCCAATGAAGCTTTGGCCAAGATCGAACATGCCCTGCCGGAGGGTCACCGCCAGCGCCTGCGCAATGTACCGCTGTTCGCTGCCTTCCTCGACGAGACGGTTCGTCCCGAGGCCTTCGGACCCGTCCGCAATGCCATAGCCGGCAAGCGCAAACTGCGCGTGCGCTACCAGTCGCTTGCCGACGATACGACAGAACGCGTCATTCGCCCGCTGGCGCTGACCTGTTTCGGACGGGTCTGGCTGCTCTCGGCCTGGTGCGAATTGCGAAACGACTTCCGCCATTTCCGCACCGACCGCGTCGAACGCCTGACGGTGCTGGCGGAAAGCTTCGAGGACGAGCCCGGCAAACGCTATGAGGACATGCGGCGGGCGGGCTGA